A genomic stretch from Schaalia odontolytica includes:
- a CDS encoding 5'-nucleotidase, with product MPGSLDLERALVIGVASSALFDLSESDAVFRNEGEEKYRAYQRDHLDDVLEPGIAFPFIRRLLDLNDLSEDERLVEVVILSRNDPETGMRVMRSVQRHGLDITRAIFMQGRAPYRFMGPLSMSLFLSANENDVREAISLGFAAGRVVGRAVADDGGTDLRIAFDFDGVLADDSAERVYQSGGLARYQESESALAKVPLSRGPMADFLQKVNRIQGLEDVRRADDPEGYKRRVRVAVVTARSAPAHERAINSIRGWGLSVNDAFFLGGIDKGPILEVLQPHIFFDDQRRNVDGAARSTPSVHIPFGELNGVREAELDGRLN from the coding sequence ATGCCCGGCAGTCTTGATCTGGAGCGCGCCCTCGTTATCGGTGTTGCCTCCAGCGCCCTCTTCGACCTGTCGGAGTCCGACGCCGTATTCCGTAACGAGGGCGAGGAGAAGTACCGCGCCTATCAGCGCGACCACCTTGATGATGTGTTGGAACCGGGGATCGCTTTTCCTTTTATTCGGCGCCTCCTGGACCTCAACGACCTCTCCGAGGACGAGCGCCTGGTCGAGGTGGTCATCCTCTCGCGCAACGACCCCGAGACGGGAATGCGCGTCATGCGATCGGTCCAGCGCCACGGGCTGGACATTACGCGCGCAATCTTCATGCAGGGGCGCGCGCCGTACCGGTTTATGGGGCCGCTGAGCATGTCCCTGTTCCTCTCGGCCAACGAAAACGACGTACGCGAGGCTATCTCCTTGGGGTTCGCTGCCGGACGCGTTGTGGGGCGCGCGGTGGCCGACGACGGGGGCACCGACCTGCGCATCGCCTTCGACTTCGACGGAGTGCTGGCCGACGATTCGGCCGAGCGCGTGTATCAAAGCGGCGGTCTGGCAAGGTATCAGGAAAGCGAGAGTGCCCTGGCCAAGGTGCCCCTCTCGCGCGGCCCAATGGCAGATTTCCTGCAGAAGGTCAACCGGATTCAAGGGCTAGAGGACGTCAGAAGAGCCGATGATCCGGAGGGCTACAAGCGTCGGGTGCGCGTCGCTGTCGTGACTGCGCGCAGCGCCCCCGCCCACGAGCGGGCGATCAACTCGATCCGAGGGTGGGGGCTGAGCGTCAACGATGCGTTCTTCCTGGGAGGCATCGACAAGGGACCGATTCTGGAGGTGCTACAGCCGCACATTTTCTTCGACGACCAGCGTCGCAACGTGGACGGGGCCGCACGCTCCACCCCGAGTGTCCACATCCCCTTCGGGGAACTGAACGGGGTACGAGAGGCGGAACTCGATGGGAGACTCAATTGA
- a CDS encoding MFS transporter, which translates to MTRDTSSPALVSASGRSLALNWWRVVAMIWSGQAFSIITSGASGWAIVWHVTTTEGSALKLAIVMALSQLPLGLLAPLGGVAADRYNRRTVMIISDLGAGGMSLALGALAWLGHGSFALICLFAALRSCFQAFHFPAMSAAMPMLVPEKHLMRVNTLDQAVGSIANIGSPAIGIALYTAFGLPYTLGLEFVGALLAVAGLALARIPSVEAEMPPTIMGQIREGWRALSVNVGLVYLIVALTAGMMVFESLAVVYPLMAQQYFGADGGMVSIAEAITGTCMLVGAVIMMAWGGGKRLALLISATTVVVGLPFAAVGLLPRGGFWAFVALMGFGCIFLAWFHAPLMTLIQRHVGEDKVGRALGFFQLMLGLAMPVGMVLGGAFAEKMGGPVLFTASGVFFCVLGAAMYAIPRIRDLDTPVPAALPLDEDA; encoded by the coding sequence ATGACTCGAGACACCTCCTCACCCGCGCTGGTTAGCGCCTCCGGACGTTCCCTGGCGTTGAACTGGTGGCGAGTGGTCGCGATGATCTGGAGCGGCCAGGCGTTTTCCATCATCACCAGCGGCGCGTCGGGATGGGCGATCGTCTGGCACGTCACCACGACCGAGGGTTCGGCCCTCAAGCTCGCCATCGTCATGGCCCTCTCTCAGCTACCCCTCGGCCTTCTGGCCCCGCTCGGCGGGGTCGCCGCTGACCGCTATAACCGCCGCACCGTCATGATTATCTCGGACCTGGGGGCGGGTGGTATGTCGCTGGCGCTCGGGGCGCTGGCCTGGCTGGGACACGGGAGCTTCGCCCTCATATGCCTCTTTGCTGCTCTGCGCAGCTGCTTCCAGGCCTTCCACTTCCCCGCGATGAGTGCGGCCATGCCGATGCTGGTCCCCGAGAAGCACCTCATGCGAGTCAACACCCTCGACCAGGCCGTGGGGTCCATCGCCAACATCGGTTCCCCCGCCATCGGCATCGCCCTGTACACCGCCTTCGGGCTTCCCTACACCCTGGGTCTGGAGTTCGTGGGAGCGCTCCTGGCGGTCGCCGGCCTGGCGCTTGCGAGGATTCCCTCCGTCGAGGCCGAGATGCCCCCAACCATCATGGGGCAGATCCGCGAGGGCTGGCGCGCGCTGAGTGTCAACGTTGGCCTCGTCTACCTCATCGTCGCCCTCACCGCCGGCATGATGGTGTTCGAGTCGCTCGCTGTCGTCTACCCGCTGATGGCGCAGCAGTACTTCGGAGCCGATGGGGGCATGGTGTCCATTGCCGAGGCGATCACCGGGACGTGCATGCTGGTCGGCGCGGTCATCATGATGGCGTGGGGCGGGGGCAAACGCCTCGCGCTGCTCATCAGCGCCACGACCGTCGTCGTCGGCCTCCCCTTCGCCGCAGTTGGCCTGCTCCCGCGCGGCGGCTTCTGGGCCTTCGTCGCCCTCATGGGCTTCGGCTGCATCTTCCTGGCGTGGTTCCACGCCCCCCTGATGACCCTCATCCAGAGGCACGTCGGGGAGGATAAGGTCGGTCGCGCGCTCGGGTTCTTCCAGCTGATGCTCGGGCTCGCGATGCCCGTCGGTATGGTCCTGGGCGGTGCCTTCGCCGAGAAGATGGGAGGCCCCGTGCTCTTCACCGCCTCCGGCGTCTTCTTCTGCGTACTCGGTGCCGCTATGTATGCCATCCCCCGCATCCGCGACCTCGACACCCCCGTGCCCGCCGCTCTTCCTCTCGACGAGGACGCGTAG
- a CDS encoding ABC transporter substrate-binding protein produces MKTRLATLTAILATATLALTACSGGSGATTSQSDHSTQEASAASTRTITDHAGNEVTLPEKVTRVAIDQIPIESTYLAYFDGKAPYLVGMSAARVKAMSQTIAAEMAPEMMQVDTSYYDKGELNAEALLNLNVDVVFYNAFNKEHGEMFRKAGIPAVGFTTLGNPSETYAEWMELLEDVFNEDGHMADKIALGKDLVADARARTAKVPEDQRVSTMVLMGAADGQLAVAGGKEGWFTNEWADSLNYTNVTRDTDTSHTPVTFEQVLTWDPQVFLVTGKGMSNMTANTVLTNSVEGVDLSTLSSVKSGRVYSTGLGMWNWFTPNPDSPIVANWLGASLYPEQFSDVDLVAMTKDYYQKMYNFTLTDEQARRIVNPDAAS; encoded by the coding sequence ATGAAAACCCGCCTCGCCACGCTGACCGCTATCCTGGCCACCGCTACCCTGGCCCTCACCGCCTGCTCGGGTGGCTCCGGGGCCACCACCAGCCAATCGGATCACAGCACCCAGGAGGCCTCGGCCGCCTCAACACGCACCATCACCGACCACGCGGGCAACGAAGTCACCCTGCCCGAGAAGGTCACTCGCGTCGCCATCGACCAGATCCCCATCGAATCCACCTACCTGGCCTACTTCGACGGCAAGGCCCCCTACCTGGTGGGCATGAGCGCCGCCCGCGTCAAGGCCATGAGCCAGACGATCGCCGCCGAGATGGCGCCCGAAATGATGCAGGTGGACACCAGCTACTACGACAAGGGCGAGCTCAACGCCGAGGCCCTCCTGAACCTGAACGTCGACGTCGTCTTCTATAACGCCTTCAACAAGGAACACGGTGAAATGTTCCGCAAGGCCGGCATCCCGGCCGTCGGCTTCACGACTCTGGGCAACCCCTCGGAGACCTACGCAGAGTGGATGGAGCTCCTCGAGGACGTCTTCAACGAGGACGGACACATGGCCGACAAGATCGCGCTCGGCAAGGACCTCGTCGCCGACGCCCGCGCGCGCACCGCGAAGGTCCCCGAGGACCAGCGCGTCTCGACAATGGTGCTCATGGGCGCGGCCGATGGCCAGCTCGCGGTCGCGGGCGGCAAGGAGGGCTGGTTCACGAATGAATGGGCCGACTCCCTGAACTACACGAACGTCACGCGCGACACCGACACCTCGCACACGCCCGTCACCTTCGAGCAGGTCCTCACGTGGGATCCCCAGGTCTTCCTCGTCACCGGCAAGGGAATGTCGAACATGACGGCAAACACCGTCCTGACGAACTCGGTCGAGGGCGTGGACCTGTCCACCCTCAGCTCCGTGAAGTCCGGCCGCGTCTACTCCACCGGCCTGGGCATGTGGAACTGGTTTACCCCCAACCCGGATTCCCCGATCGTGGCGAACTGGCTCGGTGCCTCCCTGTACCCGGAGCAGTTCTCCGACGTTGACCTCGTGG